CGACCTCCCCGCCGACCCGACCGTGGTCGACGCCCACCTCGACGCGCTCGGCCCGGTGCTCGACGACCTCCGCCGGCACGCGCCGCGCCTCACCGCGTGGGGCCGCGAGATGGCCGACCGCCTGAGCCACGGCGCGCGCCTCATCGCGGCCGGCAACGGCGGATCCGCGGCCGAGGCCCAGCACCTCACGAGCGAGCTGGTCGGCCGGTTCGACGGCGACCGCCGCCCGTTCTCCGCCATCGCGCTGCACTCCGAGTCGTCGGCGGTGACCGCGATCGGCAACGACTACGGCTTCGACGAGGTCTTCGCCCGGCAGGTGCACGCGCACGCCAGATCCGGCGACATCGTCGTGCTCCTCTCCACGAGCGGCCGCAGCGAGAACCTGCTCCGCGCCGCCGCCGCCGCGCGCGCCGCGGGAGCCACCACCTGGGCGATGACGGGCCCCGGCCCGAACCCGCTGGTGGAGGCGTGCGACGAGTCCCTCGCGCTCGACGGGCCGTCGGCCAACGTGCAGGAGGCGCAGCTCGTCGCCGTGCACGCGATCTGCCGCGCGTTCGAGAGCCGCCTGAAGGCGAACGACCGGGCCGCGGCGCGTGCGTCGGCGACGACGGCCGTCGCGTCGGCGTCCGTGCCCGTGACGGTCTCCCCCGCGTCCACCACGGCGGCGCCCGCCGAGGTGCCGGCATGAGGATCGTCGTGGTCGGCGACGTGCTGCTCGACGTCGACATGACCGGCGCCGCGCACCGCCTCAGCCCCGACGCGCCCGTGCCCGTGATCGAGGTCGAGGAGTCGCTGCCCCGCGCGGGCGGCGCCGGCCTCGTCGCCACGATGCTCGCGCGCGACGGCCACGACGTGCGCCTCGTCACCGTGCTCTCCGACGACCATCACTCCGCGACGCTCCGCGCGTGCCTCGACCGGATCGAGGTGGTCGCCGGCCCGTCCGGCGCGCCCACGCCCGTGAAGACCCGCGTCCGCGCCGACGGCCACGCCATCGCCCGCATCGACGAGGGCTGCGCGCCGCCGCCCACGCCCGCCGCGACCGACGCGATGCTCGACGCGATCGCCTCGGCCGACGCCATCGTCGTCGCCGACTACGGCCGCGGCGTCACGCGCGATCCCCGCCTGCGCGCCGCCCTCGACGCGCGCGCCGCCGAGGTGCCGCTCGTGTGGGATCCGCACCCCGCGGGCGAGGCGCCCGTCCCGAACACGGCGCTCGCCACCCCGAACCTCGCCGAGGCGCGCGCCTTCTCCGGCGTCGCCGGGCGCGACGTGTCCGCAGCGGCCGACGCCGCCCGTCTGCTCCAGGCGAAGTGGGGCGTCGCGACGGTCGCCGTCACCATGAGCGAGCGCGGCGCCCTGCTCGTGTCGGCGCCCGCGTCCGGCGCGGCCGGTGGATCCATGCCCGTCGTCGTCCCCGCCCCGCTCGTCGCGACGGGCGACCCGTGCGGCGCCGGCGACCGCCTGGCCGCCACGGCCCTCGCGGGGCTGGCCGCGGGATCCCCGGTCGAGGACGCCGTGCGCGACGCCGTCGCCTCGGCCGCCGAGTATGTGGACGCGGGCGGCGTCGCCACCCTCGTCGGCCCGCCCGCCGCGCGCCCCATCGGCGGCCACGCGGCGAGCGCCCTCCAGGTGGTCCGCGCGACACGGGCCGCCGGCGGCACCGTCGTCGCGACGGGCGGCTGCTTCGACCTCGTGCACGCCGGCCACGCCCGCACCCTCGCCGCGGCCCGCGCCCTCGGCGACTGCCTGGTCGTGCTCCTCAACTCGGACGACTCGGTGCGCCGCCTCAAGGGACCCGAGCGCCCGATCATGACCGAGGAGGACCGCGTCGACCTGCTCATGTCGCTCGGCGTGGTGGACGCGGTCGTGCTGTTCTCCGAGGACACCCCCGAGGAGGCGCTCCGTTCCATCAAGCCCGACCTCTGGGTCAAGGGCGGCGACTACCGCGCCGAGGACCTCCCCGAGTCGGCGGTCATCGCCGAGTGGGGCGGCCAGGCCGTGACCGTCCCGTACCACCCCGGCCGATCCACCACGAAGCTCGCCGGCGCGCTCGCCCGCGTCGGCTGATCCCCACCACTCCCCGAACCACCGCTCCACGGAAGGAACACCCATGACCGACTCCCCCCGCCCCAGCACCGGCCGCGTCCTCATCACCGGAGGCGCGTCCGGGCTCGGCGCCGCGGTCGCGCAGGCGGTCCTCGCGGCCGGCGGCGAGCCCATCGTGCTCGACCTCGACACCTCGAGCGTCACCGGCATGGAGGCGCACCGCATCGACGTCTCCGACACCCGCGCCACCGAGGCGCTCGTGACCGAGATCGCGCAGGCGCACGGCGGCCTCGACGCCGTCGTCACCGCCGCGGGCATCGACCACTGCGGCCGCCTCGTCGACGTCGCCCCCACCGAGTGGGAGAAGGTCATCGGCGTGAACCTGATGGGCACGGTCGCCGTCGTCCGCGCGGCGCTGCCGTTCCTCACCGAGTCGCACGGCCGCGTCGTCACCGTCGCGTCGTCGCTCGCCATCAAGGCCGTCTCCGACGCGACCGCCTACTGCGCCTCCAAGTTCGGCGTGCTCGGCTTCACGCGGGCGCTGGCCGCCGAGACGAAGGGCGAGGTCGGCGTGACCACGCTGATCCCCTCCGGCATGAAGACGCACTTCTTCGACGACCGCGACCCGAAGTACAAGCCCGGCTCCGACGCCAACCTCAACGACCCGGCCGCCGTCGCCGACTCGGTGATGTTCATCCTCGGCCAGCCGCGCGGCTGCGAGATCCGCGAGCTCGTCATCACCCACGAGCTCGAGGACAGCTGGCCGTGATCGGCGGCTGAACCGCGCCCAGCGCATGAGACGAGCCCGGCCCCGCATCGCGCGGGGGCCGGGCTCTTTTTCGTTAGCCACGATCTCTTGCAATTACGAGAAGAGGGTACCGCAAACTGACCAATGCCGCCCGTAGACGCGGGCGGGTTGAAACCCTTACTGTAAGCATAATTGCCGCCCCTTCCTGACGCATCTTGACAACGAAGTGAGGACCGATGTTCATTAAAGACAATCGACGCCCCGATATGCCAGATGGCATTAGGTATGGGGAGTTCGTAGACATGATATCTCACATGAATCAGAACTCGTTGCTGCTTGAACTTGCTCGTCGCACGTCAGCCGAAGGCATCCTTGACAACTACGACCCCAGCAAACAGGGTCAAAATTGGGTACCGCCTTTCGCGTACGCCGACGTGGCGCGAGCCAGTATCTCGCAAGGAAACCGCGAAGGCTTTCCTGCTATCGGAGAAATTGTAGACGACTACCTTCATGCATCAATCCGCATTTATGTTCCGAATGTAGAAGATTTGGGCGAGTTCGGCGCTCATCAAAACGAACTCAGGATGATGCACATTCAGGGAACAGACCAGCAGAGCCCTTTCTCGCGCGCAGCAAGTGCCATGGCGCTTTTCACTCGAACCAAGATCCCGCCGCGCGCCAAACTTAAGGTGATGAAAGGCGACTGGTTCGAGGAGATCATGGGAGTGTCGCTTGACGAGTTGTTCTATATCCTTATGAATCTCTCCCTTATGTTCCAAATAGGCAAGGGTGTTCTCACAATCAAGGACTTGCATCGTCCTATTTTTGCTCAGGCCATAGAAACGGTATCCGTTGAAAAATTCATTCATGTTTTGAACATTATGTCGCTCGATCTCGAGTCGTTCCGAGTCATGGAGGCGGAGGAGCGCGAGGGGGTGGAGGAAGGTCTACAACGCCTTACGCATAATCCCCTAGGGTCTTCACCCTTCATCACGGGAGTAACTAGAGGATATGTGGCCCCTGTATGGCACTGGATTAGCTCACAGGTTTCGACAGCAAATCTGTACTACGCATTGATCAGCAGGGCTGGATCGGATTTTGCCGGCGACCTGGGGCAGTTGTTTGAAGCTTATGTTGGCGAGCAACTTGCTCTACTCAATGTCCGCCTACAGGAGGAAGTAGAGTACAAGGACGGCAAGAACCGCGTTAAAACTACGGACTGGATATTGGAACTAGGTGGCTTGACGATCCTGATTGAATGCAAGTCAACTCGTCCCGACAAGCATGTGCAGCGAGCAGACGAGGACATGCTTGCCTTTGTGAAAGACCGTGTCAGCAAAGCCGTCAAGCAGCTAAATAATACAAATGCCATATTCGATACCGTGATACCTGCGGATATGTCAAGGGCCACAATGCGTGTAGGAATTGTGCTCACAATGGAGCCGTTTTATGCTGTGGCAGAAACGCTTGCAGCGATCCCAGACATGGCACCAGATATACCGGTAGCCGTTATCAACATCCGGGAATTGGAGGCGTTGGTGACGCTAGGTAGTCGACGGGTCGAAGAGCTCATCAGCAAAAGTGTTGAGGAAGCAAAACAATCGGGACTGATGTACTTTGACTTGTCGGAGGCGCTTGCGGT
This window of the Clavibacter sepedonicus genome carries:
- a CDS encoding PfkB family carbohydrate kinase — its product is MRIVVVGDVLLDVDMTGAAHRLSPDAPVPVIEVEESLPRAGGAGLVATMLARDGHDVRLVTVLSDDHHSATLRACLDRIEVVAGPSGAPTPVKTRVRADGHAIARIDEGCAPPPTPAATDAMLDAIASADAIVVADYGRGVTRDPRLRAALDARAAEVPLVWDPHPAGEAPVPNTALATPNLAEARAFSGVAGRDVSAAADAARLLQAKWGVATVAVTMSERGALLVSAPASGAAGGSMPVVVPAPLVATGDPCGAGDRLAATALAGLAAGSPVEDAVRDAVASAAEYVDAGGVATLVGPPAARPIGGHAASALQVVRATRAAGGTVVATGGCFDLVHAGHARTLAAARALGDCLVVLLNSDDSVRRLKGPERPIMTEEDRVDLLMSLGVVDAVVLFSEDTPEEALRSIKPDLWVKGGDYRAEDLPESAVIAEWGGQAVTVPYHPGRSTTKLAGALARVG
- a CDS encoding SDR family oxidoreductase, whose product is MTDSPRPSTGRVLITGGASGLGAAVAQAVLAAGGEPIVLDLDTSSVTGMEAHRIDVSDTRATEALVTEIAQAHGGLDAVVTAAGIDHCGRLVDVAPTEWEKVIGVNLMGTVAVVRAALPFLTESHGRVVTVASSLAIKAVSDATAYCASKFGVLGFTRALAAETKGEVGVTTLIPSGMKTHFFDDRDPKYKPGSDANLNDPAAVADSVMFILGQPRGCEIRELVITHELEDSWP